From a region of the Neobacillus niacini genome:
- a CDS encoding aspartate kinase gives MGLIVQKFGGTSVGSVERILNVAQRVKDETDQGNQVVVVVSAMGKSTDQLVDLAKEISATPNKRDMDMLLSTGEQVTIALLSMALNEQNLPAVSFTGWQAGIVTEPVHGNARITTINTEAVKNQLAAGKVVIVAGFQGITENGEITTLGRGGSDTTAVALAAALKADKCDIYTDVTGVFTTDPRYVKSARKLQSVSYDEMLELANLGAGVLHPRAVEFAKNYQVKLEVRSSMERVEGTVIEEEASMEQNLVVRGVAFEDEITKVSVLGLANSLTSLSTIFTTLAENHLNVDIIVQSTTEAESANLAFSIKTQDLMETLNVLENSKDVLNYEQLDAENKLAKVSIVGSGMISNPGVAAKMFEVLAANEIQIKMVSTSEIKVSAVVEEKHMLKAVEVLHQAFGLSADNQ, from the coding sequence ATGGGTTTAATTGTACAAAAGTTTGGCGGTACTTCGGTTGGAAGTGTAGAAAGAATTCTAAATGTAGCACAAAGAGTTAAAGATGAAACCGATCAAGGGAATCAGGTTGTAGTGGTTGTTTCGGCAATGGGGAAATCCACTGATCAACTGGTGGATCTGGCAAAAGAAATTTCCGCAACTCCTAACAAACGGGACATGGATATGCTGTTAAGTACAGGAGAACAAGTGACAATTGCCTTATTGTCAATGGCTCTAAATGAACAGAATCTTCCTGCTGTTTCGTTTACAGGATGGCAGGCAGGAATTGTCACGGAGCCAGTTCATGGAAATGCCCGCATTACGACCATTAATACAGAAGCGGTAAAAAATCAGCTTGCTGCGGGTAAAGTGGTAATTGTCGCTGGCTTCCAAGGGATTACAGAAAATGGAGAGATTACTACTCTTGGCCGTGGCGGTTCGGATACGACGGCGGTGGCCCTCGCAGCTGCATTAAAGGCAGATAAATGTGATATTTATACAGATGTAACGGGTGTATTCACCACTGACCCTAGATATGTGAAGAGTGCGCGTAAATTACAGTCTGTGTCTTATGATGAAATGCTCGAGCTGGCGAATTTAGGTGCAGGAGTATTACATCCAAGAGCAGTAGAATTTGCGAAAAACTATCAAGTCAAACTTGAGGTTCGCTCAAGTATGGAGAGAGTAGAAGGAACAGTAATTGAGGAGGAAGCATCAATGGAACAAAACCTTGTAGTCCGTGGAGTGGCATTTGAAGATGAAATCACAAAGGTGAGTGTCTTGGGACTTGCCAATTCTCTAACAAGTTTATCAACTATTTTTACAACCTTAGCTGAGAACCATTTGAACGTAGATATTATTGTTCAAAGCACAACAGAAGCAGAATCAGCAAATCTTGCTTTTTCCATTAAAACGCAGGACCTTATGGAAACATTAAATGTCCTTGAAAACAGCAAAGATGTTCTGAACTATGAACAGCTCGACGCTGAAAACAAACTGGCAAAAGTATCGATTGTTGGATCCGGGATGATTTCAAACCCTGGGGTAGCAGCGAAGATGTTTGAAGTACTAGCGGCAAACGAGATTCAAATTAAAATGGTCAGCACCTCAGAAATTAAAGTTTCAGCAGTAGTCGAAGAAAAACACATGCTGAAGGCAGTAGAAGTACTGCACCAAGCATTTGGTCTTTCTGCAGACAACCAATAA
- a CDS encoding YslB family protein, producing the protein MNESTAIELTLESNEPRNISLFGYELIREFILPDILGKDTPEILYWAGKRLARNHPLNSLDEIIDFFSKASWGQLVLIKERKDEIEFELVSPLIVSRVKSKAEHFFQIEAGFLAQQIELQKQVIAETFEHPVKKANKVLFTVKWDRKDTL; encoded by the coding sequence ATGAATGAAAGTACTGCCATCGAACTTACTCTAGAATCGAATGAACCAAGAAATATTTCATTGTTTGGTTATGAATTGATTCGAGAATTCATACTGCCAGATATTCTAGGAAAAGACACACCTGAAATCCTTTACTGGGCCGGAAAACGGTTAGCTCGAAACCACCCTTTAAACAGCCTTGATGAAATCATCGATTTTTTCTCAAAAGCTTCGTGGGGACAGCTCGTACTAATAAAGGAGCGTAAGGATGAAATCGAATTTGAACTTGTCAGCCCGTTAATCGTTTCGCGAGTGAAATCAAAAGCCGAACATTTCTTCCAAATTGAAGCCGGCTTTCTAGCTCAACAAATCGAACTCCAAAAACAAGTCATCGCCGAGACCTTCGAACACCCAGTTAAAAAAGCCAACAAAGTCCTATTCACCGTCAAATGGGATCGTAAAGACACACTTTAG
- a CDS encoding succinate dehydrogenase cytochrome b558 subunit — translation MAGNREFLNRRLHSLLGVIPIGVFLMQHLVVNNFATRGPEAFNNAANFMGNLPFRIVLETVIIYLPILFHAIYGLYIAFTAKNNAGKYGYFRNWMFLLQRVSGVITLIFITWHVWQTRVAAAFGAHVNYDMMADILSSPFMFGFYLIGVISTIFHFANGLWSFFVSWGITVSPRSQVISTYFTIGVFIVLSIIGISTLLAFV, via the coding sequence ATGGCGGGGAATCGAGAGTTTTTGAATCGAAGATTGCATTCATTACTAGGGGTAATTCCAATAGGAGTATTCCTAATGCAGCATCTAGTAGTAAACAATTTTGCTACAAGAGGGCCAGAGGCCTTTAACAATGCGGCTAATTTTATGGGGAACCTTCCTTTTAGAATTGTCCTAGAAACAGTGATTATTTATTTACCAATTTTATTTCATGCAATCTATGGCCTTTATATTGCTTTTACTGCAAAAAATAATGCCGGAAAATATGGATACTTCAGAAACTGGATGTTCCTATTACAACGTGTATCAGGTGTCATTACGTTAATCTTTATTACATGGCACGTATGGCAAACTCGCGTTGCAGCAGCATTTGGTGCGCATGTTAACTATGACATGATGGCAGACATCCTTTCTTCACCATTCATGTTTGGTTTCTATCTGATTGGAGTCATTTCAACTATTTTCCACTTTGCAAATGGTTTGTGGTCATTCTTCGTAAGCTGGGGTATTACAGTTTCCCCACGTTCACAAGTAATTTCTACATATTTTACCATTGGCGTTTTCATTGTCCTATCAATCATAGGAATCAGCACACTTTTAGCGTTTGTTTAA
- the sdhA gene encoding succinate dehydrogenase flavoprotein subunit yields MSKGKVIIVGGGLAGLMATIKVAEEGTPVELFSLVPVKRSHSVCAQGGMNGAVNTKGEGDSPWIHFDDTVYGGDFLANQPPVKAMCEAAPGIIHLMDRMGVMFNRTPEGLLDFRRFGGTQHSRTAFAGATTGQQLLYALDEQVRRHEVAGLVTKYEGWEFLGSVVDDDGVCRGIVAQNLTTMEIKSFAGDAVIMATGGPGIIFGKTTNSVINTGSAASIVYQQGAYYANGEMIQIHPTAIPGDDKLRLMSESARGEGGRVWTYKDGKPWYFLEEKYPAYGNLVPRDIATREIFSVCVDQKLGINGENMVYLDLSHKDPKELDIKLGGIIEIYEKFMGDDPRKVPMKIFPAVHYSMGGLWVDYDQMTNIPGLFAAGECDYSQHGANRLGANSLLSAIYGGMVVGPNAVRYIKGLEKSSDAVSSMVFDRHVKEQEDKWASIMSLNGTENAYVLHKELGEWMTDNVTVVRHNDRLLKTDDKIQELLERYKNINIQDTSKWSNQGATFTRQLQNMLQLARVITIGAYNRNESRGAHYKPEFPNRDDENFLKTTMAKFVDGSSAPAFHYEDIDVSLIKPRERNYAKKKGE; encoded by the coding sequence ATGAGTAAGGGTAAGGTGATCATAGTTGGCGGCGGCTTAGCCGGCTTAATGGCAACCATCAAAGTTGCAGAAGAAGGAACACCAGTAGAATTATTCTCACTTGTTCCAGTTAAACGTTCCCACTCTGTTTGTGCCCAAGGTGGTATGAATGGAGCAGTAAATACAAAAGGAGAAGGCGATTCTCCATGGATTCACTTTGATGATACCGTTTATGGCGGAGATTTCTTGGCTAACCAGCCGCCAGTTAAGGCGATGTGCGAAGCAGCACCTGGAATTATTCACTTAATGGACCGGATGGGTGTTATGTTTAACAGAACTCCAGAAGGACTTTTGGACTTCCGCCGTTTCGGGGGTACACAGCATTCACGAACAGCATTTGCTGGTGCAACAACTGGTCAGCAGCTTCTTTATGCATTGGACGAGCAGGTTCGTCGTCATGAAGTAGCAGGATTAGTAACAAAGTACGAAGGATGGGAATTCTTAGGCTCAGTTGTGGATGACGATGGAGTTTGCCGCGGAATTGTTGCTCAGAACCTCACAACAATGGAGATTAAATCCTTTGCTGGCGATGCTGTCATTATGGCGACCGGCGGCCCTGGAATCATCTTTGGAAAAACAACGAACTCTGTTATCAATACAGGTTCTGCTGCATCTATTGTTTATCAACAAGGTGCATATTACGCAAATGGTGAGATGATTCAAATTCATCCAACTGCTATTCCTGGTGATGATAAGCTTCGCTTAATGAGTGAATCAGCACGTGGTGAAGGCGGACGTGTTTGGACATATAAAGATGGAAAACCATGGTATTTCCTTGAGGAAAAGTATCCTGCTTACGGAAACCTAGTACCACGTGATATTGCGACACGTGAAATTTTCTCTGTCTGTGTGGATCAGAAGCTGGGTATTAATGGCGAAAACATGGTATACCTAGATCTTTCACATAAGGATCCAAAAGAATTAGATATTAAACTTGGTGGAATCATTGAAATCTATGAAAAATTCATGGGTGACGATCCTCGTAAAGTTCCGATGAAAATTTTCCCTGCCGTGCACTATTCAATGGGCGGGCTATGGGTTGATTATGACCAAATGACAAATATTCCTGGACTTTTTGCTGCCGGTGAGTGTGATTATTCACAGCACGGTGCCAATCGTTTAGGTGCGAATTCATTACTTTCTGCTATTTATGGCGGTATGGTCGTTGGACCGAATGCTGTTAGATATATCAAAGGTCTTGAGAAGAGCTCAGATGCTGTATCATCAATGGTATTTGATCGTCATGTAAAGGAACAAGAAGATAAGTGGGCTTCTATTATGTCTTTAAATGGTACGGAAAATGCGTACGTTCTTCATAAAGAGCTTGGCGAATGGATGACTGATAATGTAACAGTTGTTCGCCATAACGACAGATTATTGAAGACAGATGATAAGATTCAAGAGTTATTAGAACGTTATAAAAATATTAACATTCAAGATACAAGCAAATGGAGCAATCAAGGAGCAACCTTTACGCGTCAATTGCAAAACATGCTTCAATTGGCACGAGTAATCACAATCGGTGCTTACAATCGTAATGAAAGCCGCGGCGCGCATTATAAGCCTGAATTCCCGAACCGTGATGATGAAAACTTCTTAAAAACGACAATGGCAAAATTTGTTGATGGCTCATCTGCACCAGCTTTCCATTACGAGGATATTGACGTTTCCTTAATCAAGCCTCGTGAACGCAACTATGCAAAAAAGAAAGGGGAGTAG
- the sdhB gene encoding succinate dehydrogenase iron-sulfur subunit, which translates to MSENKTVKFIVTRQDSPDSAPYEEEFELAYRPNMNVISALMEIRRNPVNTKGQATTPITWDSNCLEEVCGACSMVINGKPRQSCSALVDQLEQPIRLEPMRTFPVVRDLQVDRSRMFDALKKVKAWIPIDGTYDLGPGPRMPEKKRQWAYELSKCMTCGVCLEACPNVNSNSSFIGPQPLSQVRLFNAHPTGEMNRAERLEAIMGDGGLANCGNSQNCVQSCPKGIPLTTSIAALNRDTTFQAFRNFFGSDNA; encoded by the coding sequence ATGTCTGAAAATAAAACAGTAAAATTTATTGTTACCCGTCAAGATAGCCCTGATTCTGCTCCTTATGAAGAGGAGTTTGAATTAGCGTATCGTCCGAATATGAACGTAATTTCTGCTTTAATGGAAATTCGTAGAAACCCTGTTAACACAAAAGGACAAGCTACTACTCCGATAACTTGGGACAGTAACTGTCTTGAAGAAGTTTGTGGAGCTTGCTCAATGGTGATTAATGGCAAGCCGCGCCAATCATGTTCTGCACTTGTTGATCAATTGGAGCAGCCAATCCGTCTAGAGCCAATGAGAACATTCCCGGTTGTGCGTGACCTTCAGGTAGACCGCAGCAGAATGTTTGATGCATTAAAGAAAGTAAAAGCTTGGATTCCAATCGATGGAACATACGATTTAGGACCTGGTCCACGTATGCCAGAGAAAAAGCGTCAATGGGCTTACGAACTTTCAAAATGTATGACATGTGGTGTCTGCCTTGAGGCTTGCCCAAATGTAAACAGCAATTCAAGCTTTATTGGCCCTCAGCCACTTTCACAGGTGCGTTTGTTTAATGCACATCCAACTGGTGAGATGAATCGTGCAGAGCGCTTAGAAGCAATTATGGGTGATGGTGGACTAGCTAACTGTGGTAACTCACAGAACTGTGTACAATCATGTCCAAAAGGGATCCCATTAACGACTTCAATTGCAGCATTAAACCGTGATACAACCTTCCAAGCGTTTAGAAACTTCTTCGGAAGCGACAACGCATAA
- a CDS encoding class D sortase produces the protein MKKLPLLIILAGLVIIGIGVWQIVETNFMSDSTLKEAKRIVAKAESKYDEEEPIKNLKKIDPPKFGDTVGLLSIPKIKSELAIVEGTDPNDLKKGVGHYKGSYFPGENGQIVLSGHRDTVFRRLGELEPGDIFEIQLPNGKFKYELTNTKIVDAEDRTIITLQNTKEELIVITCYPFRYIGNAPQRYIIYAKPI, from the coding sequence GTGAAAAAGCTTCCGTTATTAATCATTTTGGCAGGACTAGTTATCATTGGTATCGGTGTATGGCAAATCGTTGAGACTAATTTTATGAGCGACTCTACATTAAAAGAGGCCAAAAGAATTGTAGCAAAGGCAGAGTCTAAATATGATGAAGAAGAACCGATTAAGAATCTAAAAAAAATTGATCCTCCTAAATTTGGGGACACGGTAGGTTTGCTTTCGATACCGAAGATTAAATCTGAATTAGCGATTGTTGAAGGTACCGACCCGAATGATTTAAAAAAAGGAGTCGGGCATTATAAGGGATCGTACTTCCCAGGTGAAAATGGACAAATCGTTTTATCTGGACATCGAGATACTGTATTTCGACGCCTAGGTGAGCTTGAGCCTGGAGATATCTTTGAAATTCAATTACCAAATGGGAAATTTAAATATGAATTAACGAATACGAAGATTGTAGATGCAGAAGATCGGACAATCATTACCCTGCAAAACACTAAAGAAGAATTAATCGTTATCACGTGTTATCCATTCCGTTATATCGGTAACGCTCCACAACGCTATATCATATATGCGAAGCCAATTTAA
- the gerE gene encoding spore germination transcription factor GerE produces the protein MKENEYTHKPLLTKREREVFELLVQDKTTKEIAGELFISEKTVRNHISNAMQKLGVKGRSQAVVELLRMGELEL, from the coding sequence TTGAAGGAGAATGAATATACTCACAAGCCGTTACTCACCAAACGTGAAAGAGAAGTATTCGAACTCTTAGTACAGGATAAAACTACTAAGGAAATCGCTGGTGAATTATTTATAAGCGAGAAGACGGTTCGAAATCATATTTCCAATGCTATGCAAAAGCTTGGTGTTAAGGGGCGTTCACAAGCAGTTGTAGAGCTCCTTCGTATGGGAGAGCTAGAACTTTAA
- a CDS encoding MarR family winged helix-turn-helix transcriptional regulator, translating into MTVENTQKVSAEIVASLEKDLRYISGIIKQKGREMLSHYKITPPQFVALQWLFEDGDMTIGELSTKMYLAFSTTTDLVDRMEKNQLVVRVKDPKDRRVVRIHLLEEGERIIDEVIKKRQVYLEEVLTNFSVEEIQQLQTNLMKLHQDMR; encoded by the coding sequence ATGACTGTAGAAAATACACAAAAGGTCAGCGCAGAAATTGTCGCTAGTTTAGAAAAAGATTTACGTTATATTTCAGGTATTATTAAGCAAAAAGGCAGGGAAATGCTCAGTCATTATAAAATTACGCCGCCACAATTTGTTGCGTTACAGTGGCTTTTTGAAGATGGTGATATGACCATTGGTGAGCTGTCTACTAAAATGTATTTAGCCTTTAGTACGACAACCGACCTTGTAGACCGGATGGAAAAAAACCAACTGGTTGTAAGGGTAAAGGATCCTAAGGACCGCCGTGTTGTCAGAATTCACTTACTTGAAGAAGGCGAAAGAATAATAGACGAAGTAATAAAGAAGCGTCAAGTGTACTTAGAGGAAGTTTTAACCAATTTCTCAGTAGAAGAAATTCAACAACTTCAAACCAATTTGATGAAACTGCATCAAGATATGCGTTAA
- the racE gene encoding glutamate racemase, producing MKQPIGVIDSGVGGLTVAKEIMRQLPNEKIIYLGDTARCPYGPRPLKEVKKFTWELTTFLLEKNIKMLVIACNTATAAVLDEIRNKLSIPVIGVIYPGARTAIKRTKNYRVGIIGTVGTIKSGAYEKALKALNSRLYVTGQACPKFVPLVESGEYDGEIAERIVIEALQPLQNQNLDTLILGCTHYPLLEPLIQKVMGEGVNVISSGDETAREISAILQYNNILESDENEPEHEFYTTGSRYIFSKIASQWLGVPINNVKKIKL from the coding sequence TTGAAACAACCAATTGGTGTCATAGATTCCGGAGTTGGTGGATTAACGGTTGCAAAAGAAATTATGAGGCAGCTTCCGAATGAGAAAATTATATATTTAGGGGATACGGCAAGGTGTCCATACGGCCCTAGACCTCTGAAGGAAGTAAAAAAATTCACCTGGGAACTAACAACATTTTTGTTAGAAAAAAATATTAAAATGCTGGTCATTGCTTGTAATACGGCAACGGCGGCTGTCTTGGATGAAATTAGGAATAAGCTAAGCATACCAGTGATCGGAGTAATCTACCCTGGGGCACGCACTGCTATCAAACGGACAAAGAACTATCGAGTAGGGATTATTGGTACAGTAGGTACAATTAAAAGCGGAGCCTACGAAAAAGCGTTAAAAGCATTAAACAGCCGGTTATATGTTACTGGACAAGCCTGTCCAAAGTTTGTGCCACTTGTTGAAAGTGGTGAGTACGATGGGGAGATCGCAGAAAGAATTGTCATCGAAGCATTACAGCCGTTGCAAAATCAAAACTTAGATACACTAATCCTTGGCTGTACCCATTACCCTTTGCTTGAACCACTCATTCAAAAAGTTATGGGTGAAGGTGTGAATGTTATCAGTTCTGGGGATGAAACAGCAAGGGAAATTAGTGCGATTCTCCAGTATAACAATATACTCGAATCGGATGAGAATGAGCCGGAGCATGAATTTTATACCACGGGGTCTAGGTATATCTTTTCAAAAATCGCTTCGCAGTGGCTCGGAGTACCTATAAATAATGTTAAAAAGATTAAATTATAA
- a CDS encoding GerMN domain-containing protein, with translation MSKNKVKPLVTAVFASTLLLSGCGLFGTEEQKKVDPPKQVTVSDTNPTKETTGKSEEVEGTVKTELYLINKDGLVVPQTLTLPKTSSVAKQALEYLVANGPVTDMLPNDFRAVLPEETQVSVNIKDGVAVVDFSKEFKNYQPEDERRILEAVTWTLTQFDSVKKVKLQMNGHDLNEMPVNGTPISENLSRATGINHDTAGVTDITNTKPVTVYYIGGEEDNYYYVPVTKRVSTSEKNNVVAVVNELVKGPNVKSNLVSEFMPDVELLEAPKIEDGKVTLNFNKSIYGSFEEKIVSEHLLNALVLSLTEQKGIESVAVTVDGKAELVNDKGEKVSEPVTRPEKVNTGSF, from the coding sequence ATGTCTAAAAATAAAGTAAAACCCCTTGTTACAGCCGTTTTTGCTTCAACACTTCTATTATCGGGGTGTGGTTTGTTCGGTACTGAAGAGCAGAAAAAGGTAGATCCGCCAAAGCAGGTTACAGTGAGCGATACAAACCCGACTAAGGAAACCACCGGTAAGAGTGAAGAAGTCGAAGGAACAGTAAAAACAGAGTTATACTTAATTAATAAAGATGGGTTAGTGGTGCCACAAACACTTACACTGCCAAAAACTTCTTCCGTAGCGAAGCAAGCATTAGAATACTTAGTGGCTAACGGACCGGTTACCGACATGCTGCCAAATGATTTCCGGGCTGTGCTGCCAGAAGAAACCCAAGTTTCCGTTAACATTAAAGATGGTGTAGCCGTGGTTGACTTCTCGAAGGAATTTAAAAACTATCAGCCTGAAGATGAAAGAAGGATCCTTGAAGCGGTCACCTGGACACTTACACAATTTGATTCAGTGAAGAAGGTAAAGCTTCAGATGAACGGACATGATTTAAATGAAATGCCTGTAAACGGAACACCAATTAGTGAGAATCTATCGAGAGCTACAGGTATCAATCATGATACTGCCGGCGTTACGGATATTACGAACACAAAGCCAGTGACCGTATATTATATTGGCGGTGAAGAAGACAATTATTATTATGTACCTGTGACAAAACGGGTTAGCACGAGCGAAAAGAATAATGTCGTCGCAGTTGTCAATGAGCTGGTAAAAGGTCCAAATGTAAAATCTAATCTGGTTTCTGAGTTTATGCCTGACGTAGAACTGCTAGAAGCTCCGAAAATTGAAGATGGAAAGGTAACGTTAAACTTTAATAAATCCATCTATGGAAGCTTTGAAGAAAAAATTGTTTCTGAACACTTATTAAACGCCCTTGTCCTTTCATTAACGGAACAAAAGGGTATTGAAAGTGTTGCGGTTACAGTGGATGGCAAGGCAGAACTCGTTAATGATAAGGGTGAAAAAGTTTCTGAACCAGTCACTCGTCCAGAAAAAGTCAACACAGGTAGTTTCTAA
- the rph gene encoding ribonuclease PH, with the protein MRVDGRERLQLRPIHIETGYLMHPEGSVLISVGNTKVICTASIEERVPPFMRGEGKGWITAEYSMLPRATETRNIRESSKGKVTGRTMEIQRLIGRALRAIVDLSALGERTVWIDCDVIQADGGTRTASITGAFVAMAIALNRLGEKKGFKFPITDYLAATSVGILKNNETVLDLNYAEDSKALVDMNIVMTGNGEFVELQGTGEESTFSYQQLQDLLGAAQEGLMELFEHQKSALGEEITSKIEARRKK; encoded by the coding sequence GTGCGTGTTGATGGTAGAGAACGACTGCAATTAAGACCCATACATATTGAAACAGGTTATTTAATGCACCCAGAAGGCTCAGTCCTAATTTCAGTGGGGAATACAAAGGTAATTTGCACAGCAAGTATTGAGGAGAGAGTTCCACCTTTTATGCGTGGAGAAGGCAAAGGCTGGATCACCGCTGAATATTCTATGCTGCCTCGTGCAACGGAAACAAGAAACATTCGTGAATCTTCAAAAGGGAAGGTCACCGGAAGAACGATGGAGATTCAGAGGTTAATTGGACGAGCATTAAGAGCGATTGTCGACTTATCCGCGCTAGGGGAAAGAACAGTATGGATTGATTGTGATGTCATACAAGCTGATGGGGGAACAAGGACTGCCTCGATTACTGGAGCATTTGTTGCAATGGCAATTGCCCTCAATCGACTTGGTGAAAAAAAGGGTTTTAAATTCCCCATTACTGATTACTTAGCAGCAACCAGTGTTGGAATTTTAAAAAATAATGAAACAGTGCTAGATCTAAATTACGCAGAAGATTCTAAAGCACTTGTCGATATGAATATCGTTATGACAGGAAATGGTGAGTTTGTAGAATTACAGGGAACGGGCGAAGAATCTACATTCTCATACCAACAGCTTCAGGACCTTTTAGGTGCAGCTCAAGAAGGGCTGATGGAGCTATTTGAACATCAAAAATCTGCGTTAGGGGAAGAAATCACCTCGAAAATTGAAGCAAGACGAAAGAAATAA
- a CDS encoding XTP/dITP diphosphatase: protein MKEVIIATKNPGKAKEFEHIFAPRGIAVRTLLDYPDIEDVEETGTSFEENATLKAEAVSQQLNKIVIGDDSGLIVDALEGRPGIYSARYAGEEPKNDQKNLEKVLLELKGVPEEERTARFYCALAVAMPGKETITVAGTCEGRILEEQRGTNGFGYDPVFYVPEKGRAMAELSSDEKNKISHRANALRKLEGMLDSIVERAE, encoded by the coding sequence ATGAAGGAAGTTATTATTGCAACTAAAAATCCGGGTAAAGCAAAGGAATTTGAACATATTTTTGCACCGAGAGGCATTGCAGTCCGGACACTGCTTGATTATCCTGATATAGAGGATGTAGAAGAGACCGGGACATCTTTTGAAGAAAACGCCACGTTAAAAGCAGAAGCGGTTTCCCAGCAATTAAATAAAATCGTGATTGGTGATGATTCTGGTTTAATCGTTGACGCCTTAGAAGGCAGACCAGGTATATATTCAGCACGTTATGCTGGAGAGGAGCCTAAAAACGATCAGAAAAATCTTGAAAAAGTATTGCTTGAATTGAAAGGCGTTCCTGAAGAAGAGCGTACCGCTCGGTTTTATTGTGCGCTTGCTGTAGCGATGCCAGGGAAAGAAACGATCACTGTAGCTGGGACATGTGAAGGTCGAATTCTCGAGGAGCAAAGGGGAACAAATGGTTTTGGTTATGACCCTGTGTTTTATGTGCCAGAGAAAGGCCGCGCGATGGCAGAACTATCCTCTGATGAAAAGAATAAAATAAGTCATCGAGCGAATGCTTTGAGAAAGCTTGAAGGTATGTTAGATTCTATTGTAGAAAGAGCGGAATAA
- a CDS encoding metallophosphoesterase family protein, with the protein MSKVLVVSDSHGLTNELEVLRERHLNEVDLMIHCGDSEMMPDDKVMNGYLTVKGNCDFGGYPLETTTEIAGRKFFVTHGHRYSVKSSLMNLKYKAAEVGADIVCFGHSHVLGAEVIGGTLFLNPGSIRLPRERFEKTYVILELLDEKIKMSVYDISGRELKDLTFDFALPKK; encoded by the coding sequence ATGAGCAAAGTTCTTGTTGTTAGTGATAGCCACGGTTTAACGAACGAGCTTGAGGTTTTAAGGGAGAGGCATCTAAACGAAGTAGATTTAATGATTCATTGTGGTGATTCTGAAATGATGCCCGACGATAAAGTGATGAATGGGTATTTGACGGTCAAGGGAAATTGCGATTTTGGCGGCTATCCATTGGAAACTACTACCGAGATAGCTGGCCGTAAGTTTTTTGTTACTCATGGTCACAGATATTCAGTTAAGTCGTCACTAATGAACTTAAAATACAAGGCAGCGGAAGTTGGAGCAGATATTGTCTGTTTCGGACATTCCCATGTATTGGGAGCAGAAGTTATTGGGGGTACGTTGTTCTTGAATCCTGGCAGTATTCGTTTGCCAAGGGAACGTTTCGAAAAAACCTATGTGATCTTAGAATTATTAGATGAAAAAATCAAAATGTCCGTTTATGACATCAGTGGACGGGAATTAAAAGATTTAACCTTTGATTTTGCTTTGCCGAAAAAATGA